A genomic stretch from Patagioenas fasciata isolate bPatFas1 chromosome 8, bPatFas1.hap1, whole genome shotgun sequence includes:
- the ZFYVE27 gene encoding protrudin isoform X3 gives MQAAERDGAAGSPEGVAGGGEAPPELSSPRAAAAFDLLELVRSYRRLELYLEPLRDAAEGVRSLLRWQRPVCSLLVCLGLNFLLLTLGQAAWYSVLALSVVVPALLGYLQEVCRARPLELELLHRRYHSVRREDLRKVQLSRQEAVAQVKSLFYGALLGSVCVLYLLPLCWVLAILNSTLFLGNTQFYQVIMELKVSLEQCVGTKPIESTPESAEPLPASAPLDQTPTPTSTEDLTPGSVEEAEEAEPDEEFKDAIEENQLLVMEDDESSQCSADFDLSLPDNGFMSKNEVIRSKVSRLTERLRKRYPSNNFGSCTGCAATFSVLKKRRSCSNCGNSFCSRCCSFKVPKAVMGATAPEAQRETVFVCALCNQVLIK, from the exons ATGCAGGCGGCGGAGCGCGACGGGGCGGCGGGCAGCCCTGAAGGGGTGGCGGGGGGCGGTGAGGCCCCGCCGGAGCTGTCTTCGCCCAGGGCCGCCGCCGCTTTCGACCTGCTGGAGCTGGTGCGGAGCTACCGGCGGCTGGAGCTCTACCTGGAGCCGCTGCGCGACGCCGCCGAGGGCGTCCGCTCCCTCCTCCG GTGGCAGCGGCCCGTGTGCTCCCTCCTCGTCTGCCTCGGCCTCAACTTCCTCCTGCTCACCCTCGGCCAAG CTGCCTGGTACTCGGTGCTGGCCCTGTCGGTCGTGGTGCCAGCCTTGTTGGGCTACCTGCAGGAGGTGTGCCGGGCCCGGCccttggagctggagctgctgcacagGAGGTACCACAGCGTCCGCCGAGAGGACTTGCGCAAGGTGCAGCTCTCGCGACAGGAGGCCGTCGCCCAGGTCAAGAGCTT GTTTTATGGAGCGCTGCTGGGCTCTGTCTGTGTCCTTTACCTGTTGCCCCTCTGCTGGGTCCTGGCCATCCTCAACAGCACCCTCTTCCTGGGCAACACCCAGTTCTACCAAG TGATAATGGAGCTCAAGGTGTCACTCGAGCAATGTGTGGGCACCAAACCCATTGAGAGCACTCCAGAGTCTGCTGAACCCCTGCCAGCTTCTGCCCCCCTGGATCAGACCCCCACACCCACCAGCACAGAG GACCTTACCCCTGGCAGCgtggaggaggcagaggaggcagAGCCTGATGAAGAGTTCAAAGATGCTATTGAG GAGAACCAGCTGCTGGTCATG gaggatgatgagAGCTCTCAGTGCTCAGCAGATTTTGACCTCAGCCTCCCAGATAATGGTTTTATGAGCAAAAATGAGGTGATCCGCAGCAAGGTGTCACGCCTGACCGAGCGCCTGCGCAAGCGCTACCCCAGCAACAACTTTG GGAGCTGCACAGGCTGCGCAGCCACTTTCTCTGTGCTCAAGAAGAGG CGGAGCTGCAGCAACTGTGGGAACAGTTTCTGCTCCAGGTGTTGCTCCTTCAAAGTCCCCAAGGCTGTGATGGGAGCCACAG CCCCGGAGGCCCAGAGGGAGACAGTGTTTGTGTGTGCTCTGTGCAACCAGGTGCTCATCAAGTGA
- the ZFYVE27 gene encoding protrudin isoform X1 has translation MQAAERDGAAGSPEGVAGGGEAPPELSSPRAAAAFDLLELVRSYRRLELYLEPLRDAAEGVRSLLRWQRPVCSLLVCLGLNFLLLTLGQAAWYSVLALSVVVPALLGYLQEVCRARPLELELLHRRYHSVRREDLRKVQLSRQEAVAQVKSFLIQLEGFLSGMCCSCEAVYRVLYWENPTVSSQFYGALLGSVCVLYLLPLCWVLAILNSTLFLGNTQFYQVIMELKVSLEQCVGTKPIESTPESAEPLPASAPLDQTPTPTSTEDLTPGSVEEAEEAEPDEEFKDAIEENQLLVMEDDESSQCSADFDLSLPDNGFMSKNEVIRSKVSRLTERLRKRYPSNNFGSCTGCAATFSVLKKRRSCSNCGNSFCSRCCSFKVPKAVMGATAPEAQRETVFVCALCNQVLIK, from the exons ATGCAGGCGGCGGAGCGCGACGGGGCGGCGGGCAGCCCTGAAGGGGTGGCGGGGGGCGGTGAGGCCCCGCCGGAGCTGTCTTCGCCCAGGGCCGCCGCCGCTTTCGACCTGCTGGAGCTGGTGCGGAGCTACCGGCGGCTGGAGCTCTACCTGGAGCCGCTGCGCGACGCCGCCGAGGGCGTCCGCTCCCTCCTCCG GTGGCAGCGGCCCGTGTGCTCCCTCCTCGTCTGCCTCGGCCTCAACTTCCTCCTGCTCACCCTCGGCCAAG CTGCCTGGTACTCGGTGCTGGCCCTGTCGGTCGTGGTGCCAGCCTTGTTGGGCTACCTGCAGGAGGTGTGCCGGGCCCGGCccttggagctggagctgctgcacagGAGGTACCACAGCGTCCGCCGAGAGGACTTGCGCAAGGTGCAGCTCTCGCGACAGGAGGCCGTCGCCCAGGTCAAGAGCTT CCTGATCCAGCTGGAGGGGTTCCTGAGCGGGATGTGCTGCAGCTGTGAGGCAGTGTACCGCGTACTATACTGGGAGAACCCCACTGTCTCTTCCCA GTTTTATGGAGCGCTGCTGGGCTCTGTCTGTGTCCTTTACCTGTTGCCCCTCTGCTGGGTCCTGGCCATCCTCAACAGCACCCTCTTCCTGGGCAACACCCAGTTCTACCAAG TGATAATGGAGCTCAAGGTGTCACTCGAGCAATGTGTGGGCACCAAACCCATTGAGAGCACTCCAGAGTCTGCTGAACCCCTGCCAGCTTCTGCCCCCCTGGATCAGACCCCCACACCCACCAGCACAGAG GACCTTACCCCTGGCAGCgtggaggaggcagaggaggcagAGCCTGATGAAGAGTTCAAAGATGCTATTGAG GAGAACCAGCTGCTGGTCATG gaggatgatgagAGCTCTCAGTGCTCAGCAGATTTTGACCTCAGCCTCCCAGATAATGGTTTTATGAGCAAAAATGAGGTGATCCGCAGCAAGGTGTCACGCCTGACCGAGCGCCTGCGCAAGCGCTACCCCAGCAACAACTTTG GGAGCTGCACAGGCTGCGCAGCCACTTTCTCTGTGCTCAAGAAGAGG CGGAGCTGCAGCAACTGTGGGAACAGTTTCTGCTCCAGGTGTTGCTCCTTCAAAGTCCCCAAGGCTGTGATGGGAGCCACAG CCCCGGAGGCCCAGAGGGAGACAGTGTTTGTGTGTGCTCTGTGCAACCAGGTGCTCATCAAGTGA
- the ZFYVE27 gene encoding protrudin isoform X2: protein MQAAERDGAAGSPEGVAGGGEAPPELSSPRAAAAFDLLELVRSYRRLELYLEPLRDAAEGVRSLLRWQRPVCSLLVCLGLNFLLLTLGQAAWYSVLALSVVVPALLGYLQEVCRARPLELELLHRRYHSVRREDLRKVQLSRQEAVAQVKSFLIQLEGFLSGMCCSCEAVYRVLYWENPTVSSQFYGALLGSVCVLYLLPLCWVLAILNSTLFLGNTQFYQVIMELKVSLEQCVGTKPIESTPESAEPLPASAPLDQTPTPTSTEDLTPGSVEEAEEAEPDEEFKDAIEEDDESSQCSADFDLSLPDNGFMSKNEVIRSKVSRLTERLRKRYPSNNFGSCTGCAATFSVLKKRRSCSNCGNSFCSRCCSFKVPKAVMGATAPEAQRETVFVCALCNQVLIK, encoded by the exons ATGCAGGCGGCGGAGCGCGACGGGGCGGCGGGCAGCCCTGAAGGGGTGGCGGGGGGCGGTGAGGCCCCGCCGGAGCTGTCTTCGCCCAGGGCCGCCGCCGCTTTCGACCTGCTGGAGCTGGTGCGGAGCTACCGGCGGCTGGAGCTCTACCTGGAGCCGCTGCGCGACGCCGCCGAGGGCGTCCGCTCCCTCCTCCG GTGGCAGCGGCCCGTGTGCTCCCTCCTCGTCTGCCTCGGCCTCAACTTCCTCCTGCTCACCCTCGGCCAAG CTGCCTGGTACTCGGTGCTGGCCCTGTCGGTCGTGGTGCCAGCCTTGTTGGGCTACCTGCAGGAGGTGTGCCGGGCCCGGCccttggagctggagctgctgcacagGAGGTACCACAGCGTCCGCCGAGAGGACTTGCGCAAGGTGCAGCTCTCGCGACAGGAGGCCGTCGCCCAGGTCAAGAGCTT CCTGATCCAGCTGGAGGGGTTCCTGAGCGGGATGTGCTGCAGCTGTGAGGCAGTGTACCGCGTACTATACTGGGAGAACCCCACTGTCTCTTCCCA GTTTTATGGAGCGCTGCTGGGCTCTGTCTGTGTCCTTTACCTGTTGCCCCTCTGCTGGGTCCTGGCCATCCTCAACAGCACCCTCTTCCTGGGCAACACCCAGTTCTACCAAG TGATAATGGAGCTCAAGGTGTCACTCGAGCAATGTGTGGGCACCAAACCCATTGAGAGCACTCCAGAGTCTGCTGAACCCCTGCCAGCTTCTGCCCCCCTGGATCAGACCCCCACACCCACCAGCACAGAG GACCTTACCCCTGGCAGCgtggaggaggcagaggaggcagAGCCTGATGAAGAGTTCAAAGATGCTATTGAG gaggatgatgagAGCTCTCAGTGCTCAGCAGATTTTGACCTCAGCCTCCCAGATAATGGTTTTATGAGCAAAAATGAGGTGATCCGCAGCAAGGTGTCACGCCTGACCGAGCGCCTGCGCAAGCGCTACCCCAGCAACAACTTTG GGAGCTGCACAGGCTGCGCAGCCACTTTCTCTGTGCTCAAGAAGAGG CGGAGCTGCAGCAACTGTGGGAACAGTTTCTGCTCCAGGTGTTGCTCCTTCAAAGTCCCCAAGGCTGTGATGGGAGCCACAG CCCCGGAGGCCCAGAGGGAGACAGTGTTTGTGTGTGCTCTGTGCAACCAGGTGCTCATCAAGTGA
- the ZFYVE27 gene encoding protrudin isoform X6 — MQAAERDGAAGSPEGVAGGGEAPPELSSPRAAAAFDLLELVRSYRRLELYLEPLRDAAEGVRSLLRWQRPVCSLLVCLGLNFLLLTLGQAAWYSVLALSVVVPALLGYLQEVCRARPLELELLHRRYHSVRREDLRKVQLSRQEAVAQVKSLFYGALLGSVCVLYLLPLCWVLAILNSTLFLGNTQFYQVIMELKVSLEQCVGTKPIESTPESAEPLPASAPLDQTPTPTSTEDLTPGSVEEAEEAEPDEEFKDAIEEDDESSQCSADFDLSLPDNGFMSKNEVIRSKVSRLTERLRKRYPSNNFGSCTGCAATFSVLKKRRSCSNCGNSFCSRCCSFKVPKAVMGATAPEAQRETVFVCALCNQVLIK, encoded by the exons ATGCAGGCGGCGGAGCGCGACGGGGCGGCGGGCAGCCCTGAAGGGGTGGCGGGGGGCGGTGAGGCCCCGCCGGAGCTGTCTTCGCCCAGGGCCGCCGCCGCTTTCGACCTGCTGGAGCTGGTGCGGAGCTACCGGCGGCTGGAGCTCTACCTGGAGCCGCTGCGCGACGCCGCCGAGGGCGTCCGCTCCCTCCTCCG GTGGCAGCGGCCCGTGTGCTCCCTCCTCGTCTGCCTCGGCCTCAACTTCCTCCTGCTCACCCTCGGCCAAG CTGCCTGGTACTCGGTGCTGGCCCTGTCGGTCGTGGTGCCAGCCTTGTTGGGCTACCTGCAGGAGGTGTGCCGGGCCCGGCccttggagctggagctgctgcacagGAGGTACCACAGCGTCCGCCGAGAGGACTTGCGCAAGGTGCAGCTCTCGCGACAGGAGGCCGTCGCCCAGGTCAAGAGCTT GTTTTATGGAGCGCTGCTGGGCTCTGTCTGTGTCCTTTACCTGTTGCCCCTCTGCTGGGTCCTGGCCATCCTCAACAGCACCCTCTTCCTGGGCAACACCCAGTTCTACCAAG TGATAATGGAGCTCAAGGTGTCACTCGAGCAATGTGTGGGCACCAAACCCATTGAGAGCACTCCAGAGTCTGCTGAACCCCTGCCAGCTTCTGCCCCCCTGGATCAGACCCCCACACCCACCAGCACAGAG GACCTTACCCCTGGCAGCgtggaggaggcagaggaggcagAGCCTGATGAAGAGTTCAAAGATGCTATTGAG gaggatgatgagAGCTCTCAGTGCTCAGCAGATTTTGACCTCAGCCTCCCAGATAATGGTTTTATGAGCAAAAATGAGGTGATCCGCAGCAAGGTGTCACGCCTGACCGAGCGCCTGCGCAAGCGCTACCCCAGCAACAACTTTG GGAGCTGCACAGGCTGCGCAGCCACTTTCTCTGTGCTCAAGAAGAGG CGGAGCTGCAGCAACTGTGGGAACAGTTTCTGCTCCAGGTGTTGCTCCTTCAAAGTCCCCAAGGCTGTGATGGGAGCCACAG CCCCGGAGGCCCAGAGGGAGACAGTGTTTGTGTGTGCTCTGTGCAACCAGGTGCTCATCAAGTGA
- the MARVELD1 gene encoding MARVEL domain-containing protein 1, with the protein MRRWSPYRQTRRARSSGSSAPPLRNRLRSSGSPTPWKMFAEARLRQRAAGATRPGGSLTTEAGVPMATAAVSTGETTSGSTPLPPSGPTRLPRDPARMPGEEGRAAGKDAPRQQGGGGPKRRAGGQPHGRGRPGTREAPGSGRRTQVRSRPAGARGPAVTHFPSSAPCPPAPPTDLAVAADASPPVGRCSPGAAPRRRTGILSLPSPARPVHSPTAPRRQSAPASRCQGQSAPRGAAAPPLGGGTRGASDVNRREVRRARPRPRAERLCASHRQGIPGDVRGSLGALPPPAPPALPAPPALPAPPPPTGSSRRFSPPPARRWPRPAGVRREARRRGGARRSREGRRGERPRAGWTVRRQMFGSSWGTKSLPGPWVPPDPRRSRQGPVMAPTAPPAVPPPPGPPTRGSLSLHRAYLRSPLGLLRLGQLTLGAAFWVTVAAHKYEGAAHFALFAAVLVWLLTLALFGLSLLGRWALVPWLGSRWLLTNLVHDLALGVGLYAAATGIMGYKAEQRSYCNLPGYSQRCLYGAYLSASICGGITACLYLFSGLYCLSRRCRDERDII; encoded by the coding sequence ATGCGCCGCTGGTCCCCGTACCGCCAGACGAGGCGGGCGCGCTCCTCGGGCAGCTCGGCCCCGCCGCTCCGGAACAGGCTCCGTAGCTCCGGCAGCCCCACGCCCTGGAAGATGTTTGCCGAGGCCCGCTTGCGGCAGCGGGCTGCGGGCGCTACCCGCCCCGGAGGGTCGCTCACCACCGAAGCTGGCGTGCCCATGGCCACGGCCGCTGTGAGCACAGGAGAGACGACGTCAGGCTCCACTCCGCTTCCGCCGTCCGGCCCAACCCGCCTCCCCCGGGACCCGGCGCGGATGCCCGGCGAGgaagggcgggcggcggggaagGACGCGCCGCGGCAGCAGGGAGGGGGCGGGCCGAAGCGCCGGGCAGGAGGCCAGCCGCACGGGCGGGGCCGCCCGGGAACGCGGGAGGCACCCGGCTCGGGCCGTCGCACGCAGGTCCGGTCCCGCCCCGCCGGCGCCCGGGGCCCCGCCGTGACCCACTTTCCCTCAAGCGCCCCGTGCCCGCCGGCCCCTCCCACAGACCTGGCGGTGGCGGCCGACGCGAGTCCGCCGGTTGGCCGCTGCTCTCCCGGGGCCGCTCCGCGTCGCCGCACCGGGATCCTGTCGCTGCccagccccgctcgccccgttCATTCACCCACCGCGCCACGCCGCCAATCCGCGCCCGCCTCCCGCTGCCAGGGCCAATCGGCGCCGAGGGGCGCAGCCGCCCCGCCTCTCGGAGGAGGGACACGTGGCGCAAGTGACGTCAATAGGCGGGAGGTGCGGcgggcgcggccccgcccccgggcgGAGCGCCTGTGCGCGTCACACCGGCAGGGAATCCCGGGTGACGTACGGGGGAGCCTCGGCGcgctccccccgcccgccccgccggcactgcccgccccgccggcactgcccgccccgccgcctcccACCGGCTCCTCCCGCCGCTTCTCACCGCCTCCCGCCCGGCGGTGGCCTCGACCAGCGGGTGTCCGGCGGGAGGCGcggaggcggggcggggcgcggaggagtagggaggggaggagaggagagaggcccCGCGCGGGGTGGACCGTTAGGCGCCAGATGTTTGGCAGCAGCTGGGGGACGAAGTCGCTGCCGGGACCCTGGGTTCCGCCCGACCCGCGCCGGAGCAGGCAGGGCCCCGTCATGGCCCCTACGGCTCCCCCGGCCGTGCCGCCGCCTCCGGGACCACCGACCcgcggctccctcagcctccacCGCGCCTACCTGCGGAGCCCCCTGGGTTTGCTGCGCCTGGGGCAGCTGACGCTGGGCGCTGCCTTCTGGGTGACAGTGGCGGCTCACAAATATGAGGGGGCAGCCCACTTCGCCCTCTTCGCTGCTGTCCTGGTCTGGCTCCTCACCCTGGCCCTCTTTGGGCTGAGCTTGCTGGGGCGCTGGGCGCTGGTGCCGTGGCTGGGCTCCCGATGGCTCCTCACCAACCTGGTGCATGACCTGGCACTGGGTGTGGGGCTCTATGCAGCCGCCACTGGCATCATGGGCTACAAAGCTGAGCAGAGAAGCTATTGCAACCTGCCAGGCTACAGCCAGCGCTGCCTCTATGGTGCCTACCTGAGCGCCTCCATCTGCGGGGGCATCACCGCCTGCCTGTACCTCTTCTCTGGGCTCTACTGCCTTTCACGACGCTGCCGGGATGAGCGTGACATCATCTGA
- the PI4K2A gene encoding phosphatidylinositol 4-kinase type 2-alpha, which produces MDETSPLVSPERAQAPDYGLPGGAVRALPPAAPPPPPSPPGSPGGRDRERQPLLERGARGPAAAQAQAQAQAAAQAQAQAAAAAAAQRERNDFPEDPEFAEVVRRAELASERGIFPERISQGSSGSYFVKDPQGKIIGVFKPKNEEPYGQLNPKWTKWLQKLCCPCCFGRDCLVLNQGYLSEAGASLVDQKLELNIVPRTKVVYLASETFNYSAIDRVKSRGKRLALEKVPKVGQRFNRIGLPPKVGSFQLFVEGYKDADYWLRRFEAEPLPENTNRQLLLQFERLVVLDYIIRNTDRGNDNWLIKYDCPLDSAGVRDSDWVVVKEPIIKLAAIDNGLAFPLKHPDSWRAYPFYWAWLPQAKIPFSQEIKDLILPKISDPNFVKDLEEDLYELFKRDPGFDRGQFHKQIAVMRGQILNLTQALKDGKSPLHLVQMPPVIVETARSHQRTTSESYTQSFQSRKPFFSWW; this is translated from the exons aTGGACGAGACAAGCCCGCTGGTGTCGCCGGAGCGGGCGCAGGCCCCCGACTACGGGCTGCCGGGGGGCGCCGTGCGCGCCCTCCCGCCCgccgcgcccccgccgccgccttccCCTCCCGGCTCCCCCGGCGGCCGCGACCGCGAGCGGCAGCCGCTGCTGGAGCGCGGGGCgcggggcccggcggcggcgCAGGCCCAGGCGCAGGCCCAGGCGGCGGCGCAGGCCCAGGCccaagcggcggcggcggcggcggcgcagcGAGAACGGAACGACTTCCCCGAGGACCCCGAGTTCGCCGAGGTGGTGCGGCGGGCCGAGCTGGCCAGCGAGCGCGGCATCTTCCCCGAGCGCATCTCGCAGGGCTCCAGCGGCAGCTACTTCGTCAAGGACCCGCAGGGG AAAATCATTGGTGTCTTCAAACCCAAAAATGAGGAACCCTACGGGCAGCTGAACCCCAAGTGGACCAAGTGGCTGCAGAAGTTGTGCTGCCCGTGCTGCTTTGGGAGAGACTGCCTTGTCCTCAACCAGGGCTATCTGTCAGAGGCGGGCGCCAGCCTGGTGGACCAGAAACTGGAACTCAACATTGTTCCCCGCACAAAG GTGGTGTATCTGGCGAGTGAAACCTTTAACTACAGTGCCATCGACAGGGTGAAGTCCCGAGGAAAGAGGCTGGCCCTGGAGAAGGTGCCGAAAGTTGGCCAGCGCTTCAACCGCATTGGTTTGCCGCCCAAG GTGGGCTCCTTCCAGCTCTTCGTGGAAGGCTACAAGGATGCTGACTACTGGCTGCGGCGCTTTGAAGCTGAGCCGCTCCCAGAGAACACCAaccggcagctgctgctgcagtttgAGCGGCTGGTGGTGCTGGACTACATCATCAGGAATACAG ATCGGGGCAATGACAACTGGCTCATCAAGTACGACTGTCCCCTGGACAGCGCGGGCGTGCGG GACAGTGACTGGGTGGTCGTGAAGGAGCCCATCATCAAGCTGGCTGCTATAGACAATGGTTTGGCCTTTCCCTTGAAACACCCAGATTCCTGGAGAGCAT ATCCATTCTACTGGGCCTGGCTGCCCCAGGCCAAAATCCCCTTTTCACAGGAGATCAAGGACCTGATTCTTCCCAAGATCTCGGACCCCAACTTTGTCAAGGACCTGGAGGAAGATCTGTATGAGCTCTTCAAG AGAGACCCTGGCTTTGATCGGGGACAGTTTCACAAGCAGATTGCTGTCATGAGAGGTCAG ATCCTGAACCTGACTCAGGCGCTGAAAGATGGGAAGAGCCCCTTGCACCTGGTTCAGATGCCGCCTGTGATTGTGGAAACGGCACGTTCCCACCAGCGCACCACCAGCGAGTCCTACACGCAGAGCTTCCAGAGCCGGAAGCCTTTCTTCTCATGGTGGTAG
- the MORN4 gene encoding MORN repeat-containing protein 4 isoform X1, which produces MGPWGFRWPLPWELSPVPHTKMAGEGVGGTGRQRPLLPSANMAAGRRRCPAAYTPEEENALPHTKMEVGEGVLRSCPMSGRVASGCRGDSQRRAGMDAGDMAPPGGAWGWQGGWLCHRPSLGPRWGAVRAASAEPASSCPALPEAVIMTLTKGSFTYSNGEEYRGEWKEGRRHGVGQLTFADGTAYMGHFENGLFHGCGVLTFSDGSRYEGEFVQGKFNGVGVFTRFDNMTFEGEFKGGRVYGFGLLTFPDGSHGVPRNEGFFENNKLLRREKCPAVIQRAQGASKSAHNLTA; this is translated from the exons ATGGGTCCGTGGGGGTTCCGCTGGCCCCTGCCGTGGGAGCTGTCCCCGGTGCCCCACACAAAGATGGCTGGGGAAGGTGTTGGGGGGACGGGACGGCAGCGCCCCCTGCTGCCCTCTGCAAATATGGCGGCAGGGCGGAGGCGCTGCCCCGCTGCCTACACGCCCGAGGAGGAGAACGCCTTGCCCCACACAAAGATGGAGGTTGGCGAGGGCGTGCTGCGAAGCTGCCCAATGAGCGGCCGCGTTGCTAGCGGTTGCCGTGGAGACAGCCAACGGCGGGCGGGGATGGACGCTGGCGACATGGCACCGCCCGGTGGggcgtggggctggcagggggggTGGCTGTGCCACCGCCCCTCGCTGGGACCCCGGTGGGGAGCGGTGCGGGCGGCGAGCGCGGAGCCAG CCAGCTCTTGCCCTGCGCTGCCGGAGGCTGTCATCATGACCCTTACCAAAGGCTCCTTCACCTACTCCAATGGGGAGGAGTACCGCGGCGAGTGGAAGGAAG GTCGCAGGCATGGTGTGGGGCAGCTGACGTTTGCTGATGGCACCGCTTACATGGGGCACTTCGAGAACGGGCTCTTCCACGGCTGTGGTGTGCTCACCTTCTCCGATGGCTCCAG GTACGAGGGGGAGTTTGTGCAGGGGAAGTTCAACGGTGTCGGCGTTTTTACCCGCTTCGACAATATGACCTTTGAGGGCGAGTTCAAAGGCGGGCGTGTGTACGGCTTTG GTCTCCTGACCTTCCCTGACGGTTCCCACGGGGTGCCCCGCAACGAGGGCTTCTTCGAGAACAACAAGCTGCTGCGGCGGGAGAAGTGCCCAGCCGTCATCCAGAGGGCCCAGGGTGCCTCCAAATCTGCCCACAACCTGACAGCGTGA
- the MORN4 gene encoding MORN repeat-containing protein 4 isoform X2, with amino-acid sequence MTLTKGSFTYSNGEEYRGEWKEGRRHGVGQLTFADGTAYMGHFENGLFHGCGVLTFSDGSRYEGEFVQGKFNGVGVFTRFDNMTFEGEFKGGRVYGFGLLTFPDGSHGVPRNEGFFENNKLLRREKCPAVIQRAQGASKSAHNLTA; translated from the exons ATGACCCTTACCAAAGGCTCCTTCACCTACTCCAATGGGGAGGAGTACCGCGGCGAGTGGAAGGAAG GTCGCAGGCATGGTGTGGGGCAGCTGACGTTTGCTGATGGCACCGCTTACATGGGGCACTTCGAGAACGGGCTCTTCCACGGCTGTGGTGTGCTCACCTTCTCCGATGGCTCCAG GTACGAGGGGGAGTTTGTGCAGGGGAAGTTCAACGGTGTCGGCGTTTTTACCCGCTTCGACAATATGACCTTTGAGGGCGAGTTCAAAGGCGGGCGTGTGTACGGCTTTG GTCTCCTGACCTTCCCTGACGGTTCCCACGGGGTGCCCCGCAACGAGGGCTTCTTCGAGAACAACAAGCTGCTGCGGCGGGAGAAGTGCCCAGCCGTCATCCAGAGGGCCCAGGGTGCCTCCAAATCTGCCCACAACCTGACAGCGTGA